The genome window aaagtcccggatgtgttctcgcgccgcccgttttatcgagcatgcatcggtggtgacttgtgtggacttggtacagctaaatatcccagaatgcatttcgtccaaaactcaaacgcggcaatggcggacgAGCAGGGCTAAGGGAAGCCCAAGAAGCAATATCTGTGACAACCATGATGGGACCTACCTGGTGTTTTAACACCAGgtgaccaaatacttattttccACCATAATTTGCAAATCAATTCTTTAAAACTCAGACAAGTTAGAGGTATACCTATGATGAAAATTACAGGCCTCTCTCATCTTTTTAAGTGGGAGAACTTGCACAATtggctgactaaatacttttttgccccactgtatttgatcctgtctccctcaatactatttaatatctaaatgcttgattcatcatattataacaaatgtgctgttgtagctactgacagtgagtttgattacattttttccaTCTACCAAAGAGAAATAATATCTCTTAGTGGCAGGTGGATCACACGTTGATTTTAACACTTTGCGTATGACTGGGTAGGATGAGCATTTTATAAGCGcttgtgtggtttttgtttatgtaaggAAATACATCGGTttcccttgtattttaaatttgagtgaagaTCCTAAATTGGCCCCCACTCTTGACTTGAGAAAGGCTAATCTGTGCTACCCCACATGAGCTCAGTGAGATATAATACAGGCTTTCACTCAGGAGCAGGAAGGCTAAAGGCTGTTTAATGTCTGATCTAAGTGTGTCAGACATTTGCGTTCTCACGTGCATGGACAATATCTTGAAAACTTCcgagctgcagtgcatgtgtaaaagtggTTAGAAAGCAGTGCATTAGcacgtgttttgtctctttgcgtaGCTGCTCAGTCCATCCAGACTCCCCTCCATATGCAACAGTGATGCCAGCAACTCAAATACAAGCTCTCTCCAAGTGATtccttcatcatcaacatctgcatccacgatccattagctcaacagcaacatctgtcagctgtgcatccaactcgAGGGCatcgcctgctgtgctcaggcgctgggctgCAATTTCCCTTGTTGATGGCCTCGCTGTAtgctgtgctggagaaagctggtgaggagacgctgctggtcagccaggtgACGCTGAGCTCCATGTAGGACATCAGCAAGgcctgtggatacgcttccctcaaggaactgatcaatgagaactctgactacctgcttaatgacatatcactcaaccttcagaggctcagccagcatccacaggtagttatgacgtgtttttgtttttagcccAAAATGGAGACAGAAATGACTGCTGGAGGATTTACCCATTTCCTTCTttgtctgcttaagcctgtgctgccctgagcttgtactgtatttcattgtaatcctgtcttgttggccaggctccacgggtgttgacagttctgttgactcactctgactgcagcctgctggtcggggacatggttcaggatctggatctcagctacgagcgcacagctgctcttttctgctccgtgctgcacgcgctcatgaaggcactgggtaagatttcaacagtgatgtcagcttgagtctcacgtataagGAAGAAATGTGACTCAAGGCATTCGCTACCACATTTTTCTGTGTTGCTTAactttgttttctgcagtgcctttcaaagtttctatcaatgAGTACATTTCAGGATATATAACTTTGCttgttatcaaattatcagcatctttggaaacatttaatacatcgtgatggtttaaatgctgagtggttttctgttgtagaattaatattcatacagaagttttacaagcccacagtaaaaatgtataaattaaatgtcactaatgggctctttccaaaaacatcattgtctgtgtcacactgattttgatcaactgacttattttattgtaaccaaacctatgttcatattgttgtcttgtttttcctttagcgaggtggtttccttccacttgtagcaggaccagtaagtctgccagctccaatcaaagctccagtgacaggaagacctcagcattcgccaattcctgctgaattactgcaaacagaaagaactggcagagagcattggaatagaggacgatgacactgaagaccgaggtaataggtctgtctaagggccagtggaatatcagctgtagactgtagtggtggttatattagattcagagtgtagaggagatgaatAACTGTACATGTGGTGCCATTGCAGAGGTCCCTCCcactgagtgtgaggatgtGTCAGATATTGGTAGTCatgatgtgaaagcagagcttccctcccacctcagcattactaaggatgttatggagcgctgcattcatctgctgtctgatcccagcctcaggctccgactcaAGGTACTGTATCAGTAGTTTTATGTAGAGTCAACTGTTGGACTGTAacaaaataatcattcttgtgagggtaggaccgccagcgttggtacaattcatctgtcagaactgtgtggatgactgttcactggtgtaatgctcatcaaggaaaaacattcagtctggtccaggagtgaaacagaaataagtcaTGTCTTTAGAGAAGAACTGGATTGCAAATCAAAAGGTCCTTAATAGCTTTTTGTCCTCCCCGACCCAAAGCCAAAGTTCAGCCATGAGAGCTGATGGGACACGATTTGTAAAAGTGACATTAGCAGAAACAAAGGTGATTAAGATAacataagataacctttattagtccatacgtgggaaatttgttaattACTTCATATTTGCAATACTCTATTTGCATTCTTtagagaaaaatatgaaaaggCTGTCTGCTGTTTTGGATTGATGTCCTTCTCCTGAGCCTCAAGAAGTAGGGCAGTGTCACGGTCCTTTTGCAGCAGAAAGCTGCTGAGCGCTGGAAAGAAGCACGGCCATACCAGCTGAAATGTCTCACTGACACAGAAACTGTTGGTCATCCTCTGTTTTGCTACTGTCTTCACCCTGCTGTTATTTGGTCTCATCTCAATAATGTACTTTTCTATATAGCTAAGCTTGATGAGCGATCCCTTGTTGGCTGACATTTATGTCTTTGAGCGTGTGAGAACTTTAATAATTATAAAACCACATGAATTTGACAAATGTCCTTTTAACTGTCAGCTCATAGTGAAGTACACTGAGCCACCCTGAGCTATAATATCAAAATAGAAGCTGCTACCTTTGTCAAGAGTGGCTGGATCTGAGTGCGTACTACTTCAGTTATTCAAATTTTGCTGAATTTGTTACAAAAAAGTCCTGTCTATGTGCAGAGTGTCTTCCAGAGGAACGGTTCTGTGGGGATGTTCTACATCACAAACATCAGCCACTCCACAACAGAGAAAGTGTTATTGATGTTTTTCTAAAGCCATTCCTCCAACCACATGTATTTTAGAGTGGACGGTCAAAATTGCACCAATATACAAGGTATTTCCTCATGAGATACTCAATTTTGGTTTTCATATGTGTCTACATCCAGTTAGAAATAATCTATTTAAGTGGTTTTCTCTTTTTGGTAGCTCGCATTCTGCAACAGTGAAGCTTCGAAACTGCTCCTGTGGGGCGTAAACTTCACAGTGTCAGCAGGAAAATAGTGATTTTAATCAACATTAATAGTAAACAGCAACCTGCTATTTAGGTTAGGTGATGGATTTGAACATAGTGTGATGAGCATGTTTTCTGCCCTTGCTGTACAATCAGAACATGGTATTGCATTAACAGAAGTCATCTGTGAAGGCAGTGATGTATTAgtcatgttgtttatttttctttttggtccAAGGATGTTATAATGTGCACCAGGCGACATACAGATGTCAAACATGCCAGCAGCAGTGCAGCCCTGATTTAAAGGACCCGATTAGGAGTGGATATTGGCCAGCATCTGTCAACATGTCTGCTCTTTACACTTAGACCCTTGAGCTCCTTCCAGGAACTAAAAGTATTTTCTCCATGATTCTCCAGGGAAGCTTTTGCAAAACTGTTGGAGCGTGCAATGAGCGAAAGGTGCTCATTGTTgatgttatttgtttttgtgtttttatgcatATATTATAAAACCTTCCATGGTTAGACTTTATTGTTTCTCTGATGTTGCTCTGATGACTGTGACTTTTTTGATGGCGTTTTTGTTGCTGAAGACAGCCAAGTGTCTGCATTTGTtggctctttttctttttggttaaTTTGACATAATAGTTTTTACTATAGTAACCAAATGTCTGTCTTCTGCAAAATGACTACTGTTAAATTAAACTAAATGGAAAATCTTGTCATTGACTTTATAATTCCTtgctattttattatatttgttacATGTCATAGACACTGGGAAGAGGCACATGTGGGGATTCCCAGTGGACAGCAGCACGAGAGGCTTCAAGGAAGTGGAGGTCGCTGTGTGTCCACATGGATTAATGTGTCTTTTGTGTCACTTTCACTTCAGGGACAGCAAACAGGTCGCCGTGGTGTATTTTAGGAACGGTTACATGCCTGACAACTACACTTCTGAACAGGTCCAACTTTTGATTTGCACTCAGAATGATTACATCAAAGAGTTTAGTTAAAAACACTAAAGTGAAACCTGCAGACTTGCGTAAACTGATTCGTATTCATGAGAAACTGGAACGTCATTATCATTGAGTTTATTTCTTTCCCTGCTTAGCAATACCAAGTCTAGCCCTGATTGGCTGATATAAGTGACAACAGACCTCTGTCGCTGTGTCAGTTTGAATGGGTGATTAGAGATCAACACATGTTTGTTGCTGCTCCATGTTCTCTGCAACATTGTGTGTAGTTACTGCAGCTGTGTGTGCATTCTGCtggcaggaacaggaaacaagtGAAAGAAAACTGCCGAGCACCCTGGAAGGAAAAGTTAATCGGACATAACAAGTTAAAACAGTTTGCAAGTTTCAAGCCAAACTGCTGAATCTACCGTCCAAGTTCTCCTTGATAGCGTGACTCTGTGTTGTTCTCCTTCAttcttctgtctgtctgtcaaatCTCAGCGTAATATAAACCAACTATTGTCACGCTCTGCTGGTCGGTGTGCTGGCAAGCAGAGAATTCATTGTCTGTTTTCAATTGCAGAGCTGGGATGCTCGTCTTCTGATGGAGCGCTGTCGAGCTGTGAAGAGTCCAGATATCAGCGCTCACCTGGCTGGTACCAAGAAGGTTCAGCAAGTGCTCGCCAGACCTGGAGTCCTGGAGAGGTTCTTCCCGGACCAGCCTCAAGCTGTGCAGCAGATCCGAGCGACATTCGCTGACCTCTACTGATGATAATACTTTTGAAAATGGCAGTTTAATTTATTGGGCAATTATAAAATCGTATTTCTTAGGCTGGCTTTTAAGGAAGGAGAAAAGGTATGTATCAGTTGGCTGGGAAGAAAGATGGAGGTGGAAAGGATGTGCAAGCTATGGGACAAAGTTGCTGAGACCAGGTTAAACAGAGGTGACGATCAGTGAGCAGGAGTGTGCTTCGTGCTGAAAAAGCACAACAGATTCTGGAAGAAGGTGAAGAAGTCAGCTGAAGCAAGACAGTTTGTGGAGTTGTGTTGGACGTATGTTAGCTGGGAGCCTGGGATTATGACTTGATTCCAAGTTAATTTAGCTAGTGTTCTCATGTTTGGGCGTGGAGTAAAGGATTGGTTGGGCGTTTTAATGttacctttctttttcttacagGCGACATGGTGATAATGAGGTTGGGCCATCTCGAGGACCAAGACTCAGACACTCAACGGGGCGTCGCAGCAGGATCACCGTGCTCGACAATCGCTGCTGTTCTGATGtcccactcctgcctgcacatagaACACAGTGAAGTCAAAGTTCCACCTCACCTCACCTGTTCTTGTAACGCATGAACACTGACAGAGTGACAGCAgaaagtctttgtttttttgtaaagttAAGGAATTAAGTAAGAAGAGTGATTAAATAATGTTTCTGCATTTTTGATTTAATGGTTGTGTTAGGATTATTCAGAAACATGTTAGAGATCTTGTAAGCTGTATTACTTAAAAAGGGAAGCACTCTTCATCCTACAAAAGGTGACACATTACAGATGAGTTCATAAAAGTGTCTGTCACTCTTTCAAGCtctctcactttttctttttactggaaCAGCATGGTAAAGTAGTCTAGGCTGCCATCTTGGCAGTGTTGTTACTACAACATATGAAATTGTGTTCTATTGGAAAATATTCAGCGCCACGACCGCTCTCTCAGTTACAAACTGACCTGGTTTTTTTAGACAGATAAATCACTAAGCACAGTGAAGCTTTTGGTTTTGTAAAAGTGTTTCTTATTCAAAATGCATGTTGAGTTTTATAAGGTTGAAGAGCAGTTAGCAGTGCATTCATGGACATCTTTAAACTATTAATTGAAGAATCTTTGGTCATGATGGCATGAACTAGAAACGTGAGCTCCAGGTGAGACTGCACAGAAGAACAAGTGTCCTTAAACTGCATCAACTGATGACTTCTTAcaattttattctactgtgtgTTTTATCATTGAACGTTTATGTCTTTGTGTACACGTACTAACACAAGCTACTGTAACTTAGAGAAGCTCAGCAATATATTATTAAGTACACAAACAGTTCCAGGTGCTGGACTGTTTGAAGACCCCACTTTGGATCATGTGAAGgacatttagttttttgttaCAGGCATTGAAGGGTTAATGCTGTTAAAGCATAGTACAGTGATAGATAACTTGGTAGAGCTGGTCCAGCTTGTGAACCAAAGAATAATATCTAGtatgttgaatgaaaaaaataaatgttatgacTGTTCATTTACCGAACCCTAACCTGTGAGATCAGGCTCACATCTCTGATCATAGAAATGGGGGACTTTTCAGGAAATGtacttcaaaaaataaaacaagagtaAGATGGGAAAGTCAGAAGGAAATAAGAAACTTTCTCAATTGTGAGAAATTCTGTGAGAATTTTAGCTGGATTGTCTGTGGTATAACTGGCCTGTAACAAGAGGAGTCACCCACTGCTGCCCATTACAAAGGAAGAGGTTTTAGGACTTCCAAACCGTCTTCACTGTTCCCATCAGGAGGCATCCATTTCTTTGTTACACCCTATGctttgagaaatacactgagatTGTCACTATTAatagtgataataatgaaatacACTATTATCACAACTGGCTCACTGTGGTATTATCACACCACAGTGAGCCAGTTGCATGAACACCAGCCTAATCAGACTTCTGCAGAGCCTCAAAGTTCTTTTGGAGTCTGCTTCTTGTGTCCAACAGGAAgaattctgtccataaacaaaggattttaaaatgtaccatttttttctttttacttttgtaaAGTAACCTAAAATTATTATTGCCTCAAAGGGATTTATACTCTGACctatgggttttttgttttttaaatgttgttctaAGCGGCCAGCGAATTGTTAATTTATCGTTTCTGGTTTTACTATAAACAGACTGGGGAcgcttgtgttttctttcttcctcaaaTGATCAGATAAGACTTGAGTAAAAGAAATAATACAAAGGCATTTTGCTGTGTTACAGAGGGTCTTGAGGGTCTGTGTAAACGGAAAGATCTTGGCGATGgggcataaatttgggcaccacaaaaaaagaaatgaaatcaatatttagtagatctgccttttgcagaaattacagcctctaaacgcttcctgtaggttccaatgagagtctgcattgtggttgaaggtattttggaccattcctctttacaaaacatctctagttcattcgagcatggacagctctctttaactcacaccacagattttcaataatTTCAGGTCTGGGGGCTGAGATGGCCATTCCAGAACGTTGTACTTGTTCCTGTGCGTGAATGCCTTAGTGGACTTCGAGCAGTGTTTCGggtcgttgtcttgttgaaacACCCAGCCCggcgcagcttcagctttgtttttattttattttattattattagtcctttatttaccacgtaaaaatctcattgagattaaaatctcattttcaacagagacctggcatcatggcagCAAAAGTCAAAATACACATACCACATAAGTATATAACATTGATTCCTGGACattggtctccagaatctgctgatactgagtggaatccatgtgtccctcaactttgacaagattcccagtccctgcactggccacacagccccacagcatgatggaaccaccaccatattttactgtaggtagcaggtgtttttcttgaaatgctgtgttctttttcctcctgcataacgccccttgttatgcccaaataactcaattttcgtttcatcagtccacagcaccttattccagaatgaagctggcttgtccaaatgtgctttagcatacctcaagcggctctgtttgtgctgtggccGGAGaaaggcttcctctgcatcactctcgcatacagcaccttgtgtaaagtgcgccgaatggttgaacgatgcacagtgactccatctgctgcaagatgatgttgtaggtctttggtgACAAGGACCCTGTGGAGCGAGGCGTCCTCAACCTCTCCACAGCACAGGTGGAATACAACGAAGACCAGCAGGCCATGCTTAAGGTACGGTTTGAGGCAGGATAGAGAAAGGCTGGATGTAACACGCTTGtctacaagacttaaaaacagtttctaccatcaaggcatacgacacctcaaccacaacacttaaacacactaCACACTCCACAGGATgcactcagaagctaccctgcagcttcacaagcaCACTGTATAATCTGCTCTGGTCACTTCCCTTATTGGTATTtatattgaaaaaaagaaaagtgcagaTCCTCCTCAATCTGTGTACATACGCCGCCTCTAAACCCCCGATCGTGCCAGTGTCAGTTAGTGAGTCAGTAAATACTCATCCATTGTGTTAACATAAAACTGCAGACTAACTAGAGACAAACAAGCGAGGATCG of Oreochromis niloticus isolate F11D_XX unplaced genomic scaffold, O_niloticus_UMD_NMBU tig00006514_pilon, whole genome shotgun sequence contains these proteins:
- the LOC109199345 gene encoding glutathione synthetase-like encodes the protein MWGFPVDSSTRGFKEVEVAVCPHGLMCLLCHFHFRDSKQVAVVYFRNGYMPDNYTSEQSWDARLLMERCRAVKSPDISAHLAGTKKVQQVLARPGVLERFFPDQPQAVQQIRATFADLY